A single region of the Oreochromis niloticus isolate F11D_XX linkage group LG19, O_niloticus_UMD_NMBU, whole genome shotgun sequence genome encodes:
- the LOC100694622 gene encoding BTB/POZ domain-containing protein 6-B encodes MPTADCRLLHHGRIMRCLTYLLLLPETLKKSKKVTKLPGRLPLCYEILTLSLSSKKKQQQKEKEKKMAAELYPANNTNNTNLANGTTVADAEKTKELQVCQASGSSGGGGGSAATTPTTQQNINNNNVDPPSWQCSHPTLRERNALMFNNELMADVHFIVGPLGASQKVPAHKYVLAVGSSVFCAMFYSDLAEEESEIHIPDVEPAAFLILLKYLYSDEIDLEADTVLATLYAAKKYIVPALAKACVTFLETSLEAKNACVLLSQSRLFEEPELTQRCWEVIDAQAELALRSEGFCEIDLQTLDIILRRETLNTKEVVVFEAVMNWATAECKRQGLGPTTRNKREVLGKALFLVRIPTMSLDEFANGAAQSDILTLEETHNVFLWYTAAKKPQLDFPLNPRKGLAPQRCHRFQSSAYRSNQWRYRGRCDSIQFAVDKRIFIAGLGLYGSSGGKAEYSVKIELKRQGVILAQNLTKFVSDGSSSTFPVWFEHPVQVEQDAFYTVSAVLDGNELSYFGQEGMTEVQCGKVTFQFQCSSDSTNGTGVQGGQIPELVFYA; translated from the exons ATGCCAACGGCAGACTGCAGGTTGCTCCATCATGGCCGGATCATGAGGTGTTTGACTTATTTGCTGCTACTtccagaaacactgaaaaagtcCAAGAAGGTAACCAAGCTGCCGGGCCGGCTGCCGCTATGTTATGAGATCCTGACTCTGTCCCTGTCGAGCaagaaaaagcagcagcagaaggagaaggagaagaagatggCTGCGGAGTTGTACCCCGCTAACAACACCAATAACACCAACCTGGCCAACGGCACTACGGTGGCTGACGcggagaagaccaaggagctgcaGGTGTGCCAGGCCAGCGGGAGCAGCGGCGGCGGCGGGGGGAGCGCGGCGACCACCCCGACCACCCAGcaaaacatcaacaacaacaacgtaGACCCACCCAGCTGGCAGTGCAGCCACCCCACGCTCCGAGAGAG GAACGCCTTGATGTTTAACAATGAGCTGATGGCTGATGTCCACTTCATTGTCGGGCCCTTGGGGGCCTCGCAGAAGGTTCCCGCACACAAG TACGTGCTGGCCGTGGGAAGCTCCGTCTTCTGTGCCATGTTTTACAGCGATCTGGCGGAGGAGGAGTCTGAGATCCATATCCCAGATGTGGAACCTGCTGCTTTTCTAATTCTGCTGAA GTACTTGTACAGCGATGAGATCGACCTGGAGGCAGACACGGTGCTGGCCACCTTGTACGCTGCCAAAAAGTACATCGTCCCTGCACTGGCCAAGGCCTGCGTCACCTTCCTGGAGACCAGCCTGGAGGCCAAGAATGCCTGCGTGCTGCTCTCTCAGAGTCGCCTGTTTGAGGAGCCCGAGCTGACGCAGCGCTGCTGGGAGGTAATTGATGCCCAGGCCGAACTCGCGCTCCGCTCGGAGGGCTTCTGTGAAATCGACCTGCAGACGCTGGACATCATCTTGCGGCGGGAGACCCTCAACACCAAAGAAGTGGTGGTGTTTGAGGCGGTCATGAACTGGGCCACGGCAGAATGCAAGAGACAGGGTTTGGGGCCCACCACTCGCAACAAAAGAGAGGTCCTGGGTAAGGCGCTGTTCTTGGTGCGCATCCCCACCATGAGCCTGGACGAATTTGCAAACGGTGCAGCGCAGTCGGACATCCTGACACTGGAGGAGACACACAATGTCTTCCTGTGGTACACTGCGGCCAAAAAGCCCCAACTAGACTTCCCTCTGAATCCCAGGAAGGGCTTGGCTCCTCAGAGGTGCCACCGCTTCCAGTCCTCGGCCTACCGGAGCAACCAGTGGCGCTACCGCGGCCGGTGCGACAGCATCCAGTTTGCTGTGGACAAGCGGATCTTTATTGCCGGTTTGGGCCTGTACGGGTCGAGTGGCGGCAAAGCAGAGTACAGCGTGAAAATCGAGCTTAAGAGACAGGGGGTGATCCTGGCGCAGAACCTGACAAAGTTTGTGTCGGACGGCTCGAGCAGCACGTTCCCGGTGTGGTTTGAGCATCCTGTTCAGGTGGAGCAGGACGCGTTCTACACAGTGAGCGCCGTCCTGGACGGGAATGAGCTGAGCTACTTCGGCCAGGAGGGCATGACGGAGGTGCAGTGCGGGAAGGTCACGTTTCAGTTCCAGTGCTCCTCCGACAGCACCAACGGGACTGGAGTACAGGGAGGACAGATCCCCGAGCTTGTGTTCTATGCATAA